The Enterobacter mori genomic interval GCGTGAGCAAGGTTTCAGAACCGCCTGGAAAGAGGACCCGCGTGAGGTTCACTATCTCTATGCAAACAGCTATGAACGCGAAGCCGCCGCACAATTGTTCGAAAAATGGCTCGAAACGCATCCAATGCCTCAGGCGCTGTTCACGACCTCATTTGCGTTGCTGCAGGGGGTAATGGATGTGACGCTGCGTCGTGACGGGAAGTTGCCATCGGATCTGGCCATCGCAACGTTTGGTGATAACGAACTGCTTGATTTCCTGCAGTGCCCGGTTCTGGCCGTGGCTCAGCGGCACCGCGACGTGGCCGAACGCGTGCTGGAGATTGTCCTGGCGAGCCTGGATGAACCCCGCAAACCGAAGCCAGGCCTCACCCGCATCAAACGTAATCTTTATCGTCGTGGCATTTTAAGCCGTCATTAATCAATTCCTGGGGCCGTGAAAACAGCCCCCATTTTACAGAATTAATGGTTATCTTAATTCCCGCAGTAAAATTAGGATAATTCCTTAGGAATCATAGTCTGCTATATTTCTTAATTCGTCGGAGCGTTTAAATTGCCTTTAAAAGAATACTGATACGTTTTTAAAAGGCTAATTTTGTATTGTTTTGTTACAAACCTGCTTCGGGTGATGAATATTCAAACGTTTTTTCTCTCTCCCTTCTGGCTAGCCTGCCCGCCGTTGAACGCTCAGGATGCCGCGATGAATCTGGCGCTGTTATCCCCTGGCAATATGTCTTAAAATGCTGCCCGCGTCGCAAACTGACACTTTATATTTTCTTGCGATGATATTGAGTGAGCCTTAACGCTAGTGTGCATATTCGGTTTTTTTCTTACAAATATTCATAACGTTAATTTTGCCTCGCCAGTTGTGCAGTTATTAACCAGGTCTGTTTATCTCTGTAAATAGAGGGCTTTCGGGTCCGTATAGAGAGAGTCCTGGCTTGACAAGCTTTTCCATCGCTCCGTAAACTCCTTTAGGTGGGAATTTGTGGGTTAAAGTGGTGAGGAGGGGTGAGGCTGGCATGTTCCGTGGAGCAACGTTAGTCAATCTCGACAGCAAAGGGCGCTTATCGGTACCAACCCGATACCGCGACCAGCTGATTGAGAACGCTTCAGGTCAAATGGTTTGCACCATTGACATCAACTCCCCCTGCCTGCTGCTTTACCCTTTACCCGAATGGGAAATTATTGAGCAAAAGCTGTCGCGACTGTCGAGCATGAATCCGCAAGAGCGCCGCGTACAGCGGTTGTTATTGGGGCATGCCAGTGAGTGTCAGATGGACAACGCAGGACGATTACTGATTGCGCCTGTGTTGCGGCAACATGCGGGTCTGACAAAAGAAGTGATGCTGGTCGGGCAGTTCAACAAGTTTGAGCTGTGGGACGAAACGACCTGGTATCAACAGGTCAAGGAAGATATCGACGCTGAGCAGTCCGATTCCGCAACATTATCGGAACGGCTGCAGGACTTGTCTCTATAAATATGATGGAAAATTATAAACATACAACGGTGTTGCTGGATGAGGCCGTTAACGGTCTGAATATTCGTCCAGACGGCATCTACATTGATGGCACTTTTGGTCGCGGTGGCCACTCGCGTCTGATCCTCTCTCAGCTAGGAGCGGAAGGACGTCTGCTGGCAATCGATCGCGATCCGCAGGCGATTGCCGTTGCGCAAACCATCGATGACCCACGCTTTTCCATCGTGCATGGACCTTTTTCTGCGCTGGCGGATTACGTAGCTGAGCGCGGCCTGACGGGCAAGATCGACGGAATTCTTCTCGATCTTGGCGTCTCTTCACCTCAGCTTGATGATGCAGAGCGCGGATTCTCCTTCATGCGCGATGGTCCACTGGACATGCGCATGGATCCGACGCGCGGCCAGTCTGCTGCAGAGTGGTTACAAACAGCTGACGAAGCGGATATCGCCTGGGTCATCAAAACCTTCGGCGAAGAGCGTTTTGGTAAACGTATCGCGCGCGCCATCGTTGAACGAAACCGCATTGAGCCGATGACGCGTACCAAAGAGTTGGCCGAGGTGATTGCAGCCGCAACACCGGTGAAGGATAAGCACAAACATCCCGCGACCCGTACCTTCCAGGCGGTTCGTATCTGGGTAAACAGTGAACTGGAGGAAATAGAGCTGGCGCTAAAAAACTCGCTCGACGTGCTGGCCCCGGGTGGGCGGTTATCCATCATCAGCTTCCATTCGCTGGAAGACCGCATTGTGAAGCGCTTTATGCGTGAACAGAGCCGCGGTCCTCAGGTTCCAGCGGGGCTGCCGATGACGGAAGAACAACTCAGGAAGCTGGGTGGCCGTCAGTTGCGAGCATTAGGCAAGTTGATGCCGGGCGAAGAAGAGGTGGCAGAGAATCCACGTGCCCGTAGTTCAGTGCTGCGAGTTGCAGAGAGGACGAACGCATGATCGGCAGAGTGACAGAGACCCTAAGCAAAGTTAAGGGATCGTTAGGAAGCAACGAGCGCCATGCTTTGCCTGGCGTGATCGGCGACGATCTTTTGCGGTTTGGGAAGCTGCCACTCTGCTTGTTCATTTGCATCATTGTGACGGCAGTAACGGTGGTGACAACAGCCCACCATACACGTTTATTGACTGCGCAACGCGAGCAGTTGGTCCTGGAACGCGATGCGCTGGATATTGAATGGCGAAATCTGATCCTTGAAGAAAACGCGCTCGGCGATCACAGCCGGGTTGAACGGATCGCAACGGAAAAGCTGCAGCTGCAGCATGTTGATCCATCGCAGGAAAATATCGTAGTACAAAAATAAGGGAAAACGCGACGCATGAAAGCAGCGGCAAAAACGCTAAAACCAAAACGTCAGGAAGAACAGGCCAACTTTGTCAGTTGGCGTTTTGCGTTGCTTTGCGGCTGCATTTTACTGGCGCTGGGTTTCCTGCTGGGACGCGTGGCGTGGTTGCAAATCATTGCCCCTGACATGCTGGTGCGTCAGGGTGATATGCGCTCCCTTCGCGTGCAGGAAGTGTCTACGTCTCGCGGGATGATTACCGATCGCTCCGGTCGTCCGCTGGCGGTAAGCGTGCCGGTGAAGGCAATCTGGGCCGACCCGAAAGAGCTGCATGATGCTGGCGGGATCACGCTTGATAACCGCTGGAAGGCCCTTGCGGACGCGCTGAAAATGCCGCTGGACCAGTTAGCTTCACGTGTGAATACGAACCCGAGAGGGCGTTTTATCTATCTGGCGCGTCAGGTGAACCCTGACATGGCGGATTACATCAAAAAATTGAAGCTGCCGGGGATCCATCTGCGTGAAGAATCCCGCCGGTACTATCCATCCGGCGAAGTGACTGCTCACCTCATTGGCTTTACTAACGTTGATAGCCAGGGGATTGAAGGCGTTGAAAAAAGCTTTGATAAATGGCTAACCGGCCAGCCCGGCGAGCGCATTGTGCGCAAAGACCGCTACGGTCGCGTGATCGAGGATATCTCCTCAACGGACAGTCAGGCCGCACACAACCTTGCACTGAGTATCGATGAGCGGCTACAGGCGCTGGTTTACCGCGAGCTGAACAATGCCGTGGCCTTTAACAAAGCGGAATCGGGCAGTGCCGTGTTAGTTGATGTCAGCACGGGTGAAGTGCTGGCGATGGCCAATAGCCCGTCCTACAACCCTAACAATCTTACCGGTACGCAGAAGGATGTTATGCGTAACCGTACCATCACCGACGTGTTCGAACCGGGTTCGACCGTTAAGCCGATGGTGGTCATGACTGCACTTCAGCGCGGCATCGTCAATGAAAACACCGTACTGAATACCATTCCTTATCGAATTAACGGTCACGAAATCAAAGACGTGGCGCGCTACAGCGAATTGACCCTGACCGGGGTGTTACAGAAGTCGAGTAACGTCGGTGTTTCAAAGCTGGCGTTAGCGATGCCGTCCTCAGCGTTAGTAGAGACTTACTCACGTTTTGGGCTTGGAAAGGCGACCAATTTG includes:
- the rsmH gene encoding 16S rRNA (cytosine(1402)-N(4))-methyltransferase RsmH; its protein translation is MMENYKHTTVLLDEAVNGLNIRPDGIYIDGTFGRGGHSRLILSQLGAEGRLLAIDRDPQAIAVAQTIDDPRFSIVHGPFSALADYVAERGLTGKIDGILLDLGVSSPQLDDAERGFSFMRDGPLDMRMDPTRGQSAAEWLQTADEADIAWVIKTFGEERFGKRIARAIVERNRIEPMTRTKELAEVIAAATPVKDKHKHPATRTFQAVRIWVNSELEEIELALKNSLDVLAPGGRLSIISFHSLEDRIVKRFMREQSRGPQVPAGLPMTEEQLRKLGGRQLRALGKLMPGEEEVAENPRARSSVLRVAERTNA
- a CDS encoding peptidoglycan glycosyltransferase FtsI; this encodes MKAAAKTLKPKRQEEQANFVSWRFALLCGCILLALGFLLGRVAWLQIIAPDMLVRQGDMRSLRVQEVSTSRGMITDRSGRPLAVSVPVKAIWADPKELHDAGGITLDNRWKALADALKMPLDQLASRVNTNPRGRFIYLARQVNPDMADYIKKLKLPGIHLREESRRYYPSGEVTAHLIGFTNVDSQGIEGVEKSFDKWLTGQPGERIVRKDRYGRVIEDISSTDSQAAHNLALSIDERLQALVYRELNNAVAFNKAESGSAVLVDVSTGEVLAMANSPSYNPNNLTGTQKDVMRNRTITDVFEPGSTVKPMVVMTALQRGIVNENTVLNTIPYRINGHEIKDVARYSELTLTGVLQKSSNVGVSKLALAMPSSALVETYSRFGLGKATNLGLVGERSGLYPQKQRWSDIERATFSFGYGLMVTPLQLARVYATIGSYGVYRPLSITKVDPPVPGERIFPESTVRTVVHMMESVALPGGGGVKAAIKGYRIAIKTGTAKKVGPDGRYINKYIAYTAGVAPASNPRFALVVVINDPQAGKYYGGAVSAPVFGAIMGGVLRTMNIEPDALATGDKSEFVINQGEGTGGRS
- the ftsL gene encoding cell division protein FtsL → MIGRVTETLSKVKGSLGSNERHALPGVIGDDLLRFGKLPLCLFICIIVTAVTVVTTAHHTRLLTAQREQLVLERDALDIEWRNLILEENALGDHSRVERIATEKLQLQHVDPSQENIVVQK
- the mraZ gene encoding division/cell wall cluster transcriptional repressor MraZ; this translates as MFRGATLVNLDSKGRLSVPTRYRDQLIENASGQMVCTIDINSPCLLLYPLPEWEIIEQKLSRLSSMNPQERRVQRLLLGHASECQMDNAGRLLIAPVLRQHAGLTKEVMLVGQFNKFELWDETTWYQQVKEDIDAEQSDSATLSERLQDLSL